In a single window of the Nitrospinota bacterium genome:
- a CDS encoding inositol monophosphatase gives MEQALSVAKRAAREAGKIQEDYRSRGFTVGKKGETDLVTEADLACEEAIIRVIRETYPDHDTLAEEKGGSGASSPFRWLIDPLDGTTNFAHGFPVYCASVALTYGGEPLAGAVFDPTRNEMFYAAEGRGAYLNGDIIKVSATNDLISSLLATGFPYEIRAVEQNNIKHFTNFAMLSQAVRRPGAAAIDLCYVACGRLDGFWEFHLKPWDMGAGALIVAEAGGKLSASDGTKLDLYRADIVASNGHIHKAMLDTLAM, from the coding sequence CTGGAACAGGCCCTCTCGGTGGCCAAACGGGCCGCCCGGGAAGCCGGAAAGATACAGGAAGATTACCGCTCACGCGGGTTCACCGTGGGCAAGAAGGGGGAAACCGACCTGGTGACCGAGGCGGACCTGGCCTGTGAAGAGGCCATCATCCGCGTGATACGGGAAACCTACCCGGACCACGATACCCTGGCCGAGGAAAAAGGCGGCTCCGGCGCCTCCTCCCCTTTCCGCTGGCTTATAGACCCGCTGGACGGCACCACCAACTTCGCCCACGGGTTCCCGGTTTATTGCGCCTCGGTGGCGCTAACCTATGGCGGGGAGCCGCTGGCCGGGGCGGTGTTCGACCCCACACGGAACGAAATGTTTTACGCCGCCGAGGGGCGCGGGGCCTACCTTAACGGAGACATTATAAAAGTGTCCGCCACGAACGACCTGATAAGTTCCCTGCTGGCCACCGGGTTTCCCTATGAGATACGCGCGGTGGAGCAGAACAATATTAAACACTTCACCAATTTCGCCATGCTGTCCCAGGCGGTGCGGCGGCCCGGCGCGGCGGCCATAGACCTGTGTTATGTCGCCTGCGGCAGACTGGACGGGTTCTGGGAGTTCCATCTAAAACCGTGGGACATGGGCGCCGGAGCGTTGATAGTGGCCGAGGCGGGCGGGAAATTGTCCGCCAGCGATGGAACAAAACTGGACCTTTACCGCGCGGACATCGTAGCCAGCAACGGCCACATCCACAAGGCCATGCTTGACACGCTGGCGATGTAG
- a CDS encoding Mu-like prophage major head subunit gpT family protein encodes MPHITMALLFLLAAVAAYVSGDGESSAHSAMWPVILGPVINRQTLSDTMRGFKTVFSKAYEAAITHSNDLAMRVDSKTKQEEYRWLGAFPGLKEWIGERAVKDLAMNGFVIKNRDFEATVAVSRNDVEDDNIGVYAPLFSQLGENAKQHPDELIFSMLSAGFTTPCFDGMNFFDTAHPNGALSPWSNKGVDPLSAASYEAARQGMMSLVNEDGRPMRVMPSHIIVPPQLEKEALDILRADLATGAVSNVWKNSADVIVAPELSATPTHWFLACLKKPVKPFILQMRKEAQFVSLDNPDDENVFMRKEYIYGVDYRGAAGYGLPQLIFGSTGGAL; translated from the coding sequence ATGCCTCACATAACCATGGCTCTTCTTTTTCTTCTGGCCGCAGTGGCCGCTTACGTCTCTGGCGATGGCGAAAGCTCCGCCCATTCGGCCATGTGGCCGGTCATCCTTGGCCCGGTCATAAACCGGCAAACCCTGTCCGACACCATGCGGGGTTTCAAAACCGTTTTCTCAAAAGCCTACGAGGCCGCCATCACCCACTCCAATGACCTGGCCATGCGGGTGGACTCGAAAACCAAACAGGAGGAGTACCGCTGGCTTGGCGCCTTCCCCGGCTTGAAAGAGTGGATCGGCGAGCGGGCCGTCAAAGACCTGGCCATGAACGGGTTCGTGATAAAGAACCGGGATTTCGAGGCCACCGTGGCCGTCAGCCGCAACGACGTGGAAGACGACAACATCGGCGTGTACGCCCCGCTCTTCTCCCAGCTGGGCGAGAACGCCAAACAGCACCCCGACGAGCTTATCTTCAGCATGTTGTCCGCCGGGTTCACCACCCCATGTTTCGACGGCATGAATTTCTTCGACACCGCCCATCCCAACGGCGCCCTCTCCCCTTGGAGCAACAAGGGTGTGGACCCGCTCTCCGCCGCCTCTTACGAGGCCGCGCGGCAGGGCATGATGAGCCTCGTCAACGAAGACGGCAGGCCCATGCGCGTTATGCCGTCGCACATCATCGTGCCGCCCCAGCTGGAAAAAGAGGCGCTGGACATCCTCCGGGCCGACCTTGCCACCGGGGCCGTCTCCAACGTGTGGAAGAACTCCGCCGACGTGATAGTGGCGCCGGAGCTTTCCGCCACGCCCACGCACTGGTTCCTGGCGTGTCTGAAAAAACCGGTGAAACCTTTCATCCTCCAGATGAGGAAAGAGGCGCAGTTCGTCTCCCTGGACAACCCCGACGACGAGAACGTGTTCATGCGCAAGGAGTACATCTACGGCGTGGACTATCGCGGCGCCGCAGGTTATGGCCTGCCCCAGCTCATTTTCGGCTCCACCGGCGGGGCTTTGTGA
- a CDS encoding tetratricopeptide repeat protein, whose amino-acid sequence MATSSIGHVRHVLFHVLKNGPASVLDVGIGFGRWGFLCRELLDVFHERVTKDKWKTRIEGIEIYEPYIQPHQRYIYDQIHIGDAKDVINTLGRYDIIIIGDMLEHLTKDDGWALFHSAMERANMGLILNLPIGKEWLRETGSENKYEDHLSWWALDEFADLKPDTYLTKLENGMEHASMFISSSEYGYIILLGDGENAESQGQIQQAAERYLAAIKRVPTRPEAYITLANMLIGHGQTADAENILASMINACPNFTGGRLLLANLQRITGNADKALENARAVLEQAGDNQELKDQAGDLIGRIQG is encoded by the coding sequence ATGGCTACCAGCTCCATCGGCCATGTGCGGCATGTGCTGTTCCACGTGCTAAAGAACGGCCCCGCCAGCGTGCTGGATGTGGGTATCGGGTTCGGCCGCTGGGGGTTCCTGTGCCGGGAGCTTCTGGACGTTTTCCACGAACGGGTGACAAAAGACAAATGGAAAACCCGCATCGAGGGTATCGAGATTTACGAGCCATACATCCAGCCCCACCAGCGTTACATATACGACCAGATCCACATCGGCGACGCCAAAGACGTTATAAACACACTGGGCCGGTACGACATCATCATCATCGGCGACATGCTGGAGCATCTCACCAAAGACGACGGTTGGGCGCTTTTCCATTCGGCCATGGAACGGGCCAACATGGGCCTTATCTTAAACCTCCCTATCGGCAAGGAATGGCTAAGGGAAACGGGCTCCGAAAACAAATATGAAGACCACCTTTCCTGGTGGGCGCTGGACGAATTCGCGGACCTAAAGCCGGACACCTACCTGACGAAACTGGAGAACGGCATGGAGCACGCCTCCATGTTCATCAGTTCCTCCGAATACGGATATATCATCCTTTTGGGCGACGGGGAAAACGCCGAGAGCCAGGGGCAGATACAACAGGCCGCCGAACGCTACCTGGCGGCCATAAAACGCGTTCCAACCCGCCCCGAGGCGTACATAACCCTGGCCAACATGCTCATAGGCCACGGCCAGACCGCCGACGCGGAGAACATCCTGGCCTCCATGATCAACGCCTGTCCAAATTTCACCGGCGGCCGTTTGTTGCTCGCCAACCTTCAGAGGATCACAGGAAACGCGGACAAGGCGTTGGAGAACGCCCGCGCCGTCCTGGAACAGGCGGGAGACAATCAGGAGCTCAAAGACCAGGCTGGCGACCTTATCGGCCGGATACAGGGCTAA
- a CDS encoding zinc ribbon domain-containing protein, which yields MPIYEYTCADCGAGFEALVFTAESAASLTCPKCSSGSIVKKMSVFAPSVAHSGPALPPRCETSGPCGSPNMPGCRSGMCGLG from the coding sequence ATGCCCATTTACGAATATACCTGCGCGGATTGCGGCGCCGGGTTCGAGGCGCTGGTTTTCACCGCCGAAAGCGCCGCCTCGCTCACCTGCCCCAAATGTTCCAGCGGTTCGATTGTAAAGAAAATGTCGGTCTTCGCCCCGTCGGTGGCCCATTCCGGCCCGGCTCTGCCGCCCCGGTGCGAAACCTCCGGCCCCTGCGGCTCCCCCAACATGCCCGGATGCCGTAGCGGCATGTGCGGCCTGGGCTAA
- the mnmA gene encoding tRNA 2-thiouridine(34) synthase MnmA has product MSGGVDSSVTAALLKDAGHRLIGVTMKVWDAPEEVERRHGACCSLDDAEDARRVAERLGIPHYTLNTQNEFKEKVVDYFVSEYLKGRTPNPCVLCNSEVKFDYLFKKGASFGAELVATGHYARIGEFMGRKVILRGHDDTKDQSYFLFSIKPERLDSILFPLGGYSKTQVRAMADKYALPVAQKQESQEICFIPDNDYGRFIRSLPEGKNTPSGDIVDDTGKKIGVHKGYPFYTVGQRRGLGIGHSERLYVTAIEPERNRIVVGHKDSIYGKALLARGMNWFVPPQELAGLALTARIRHQGKDAPAQVTPGENNSATVEFESPQMSITPGQAVVLYHEDALLGGGWIEKKV; this is encoded by the coding sequence ATGAGCGGGGGTGTGGACAGTTCCGTCACCGCCGCCCTGCTCAAAGACGCTGGCCATCGCCTCATCGGCGTCACCATGAAGGTGTGGGACGCTCCGGAAGAGGTGGAAAGACGCCATGGCGCCTGCTGTTCGCTGGACGACGCGGAAGACGCCCGGCGGGTGGCGGAGAGGTTGGGCATCCCCCATTACACCCTGAACACGCAGAACGAGTTCAAAGAGAAAGTGGTGGACTATTTCGTCTCTGAATACCTCAAAGGCAGAACCCCGAACCCCTGCGTCCTGTGCAACTCCGAGGTAAAGTTCGACTACCTTTTTAAAAAAGGCGCCTCTTTCGGCGCGGAGCTGGTGGCCACGGGCCATTACGCCCGCATTGGCGAGTTCATGGGCCGCAAAGTCATCCTTAGGGGGCATGACGACACCAAAGACCAAAGCTATTTCCTGTTCTCCATCAAACCCGAAAGGCTTGACAGCATCCTGTTCCCCCTGGGCGGTTATTCAAAAACCCAGGTAAGGGCGATGGCGGATAAATACGCGCTACCCGTGGCCCAAAAGCAGGAGAGCCAGGAGATTTGTTTTATCCCCGATAACGATTACGGAAGGTTCATCCGTAGCCTGCCCGAGGGTAAAAACACCCCATCGGGGGATATTGTGGACGACACCGGTAAAAAGATCGGCGTCCACAAAGGCTATCCTTTCTACACCGTGGGCCAGCGGCGCGGGCTGGGTATCGGCCATTCCGAACGGCTATACGTCACCGCCATCGAACCGGAGCGGAACAGGATAGTGGTGGGCCATAAAGACTCCATATACGGCAAGGCACTGCTTGCCCGGGGGATGAACTGGTTCGTCCCGCCGCAGGAGTTGGCCGGGCTGGCGTTGACCGCCCGGATCCGCCATCAGGGCAAAGACGCGCCGGCGCAGGTTACGCCGGGCGAAAATAATTCCGCCACCGTCGAATTCGAGTCGCCGCAAATGTCCATCACCCCCGGCCAGGCGGTAGTCCTGTATCATGAAGATGCGCTGTTGGGCGGCGGATGGATCGAAAAGAAGGTGTGA
- a CDS encoding MBL fold metallo-hydrolase, producing the protein MATIKNRLEANDEGLTQTRALFPQLIDGEVFYCGFNSPLSFGASSYFVRRPEGNVLVDSPRFEPELIEKFQSMGGIEYIFLTHKDDVAEHSAFAAHFKAKRILSGWDQRRGLEDVEILIDGQDPVKLADDLLIIPVPGHTKGSMCLLHKGFLFTGDHLAQNPGHSHPTAFNNHCWYSWSEQIASMKRLAEYDFEWILPGHSGSAHYTLPEMKQKMAQCISWMESVTVR; encoded by the coding sequence ATGGCAACGATAAAGAATCGGCTGGAAGCCAACGATGAGGGGTTAACCCAAACCCGCGCCCTGTTCCCCCAATTGATAGACGGCGAAGTGTTTTATTGCGGGTTCAACTCGCCGCTCAGCTTCGGCGCCTCGTCATACTTCGTCCGAAGGCCAGAGGGGAACGTGTTGGTGGACTCGCCCCGGTTCGAGCCGGAGCTAATCGAGAAGTTCCAGTCCATGGGCGGCATCGAATATATTTTCCTCACCCATAAAGACGACGTAGCCGAACACTCGGCTTTCGCCGCCCATTTCAAGGCGAAACGGATACTGAGCGGTTGGGACCAGCGCCGCGGGCTGGAGGATGTGGAGATACTTATAGATGGGCAGGACCCGGTGAAACTGGCGGACGACCTATTAATAATCCCCGTGCCCGGCCACACCAAAGGCAGTATGTGCCTTCTGCACAAGGGTTTCCTTTTCACCGGCGACCATCTGGCGCAAAACCCGGGCCACTCCCATCCCACCGCGTTCAACAACCATTGCTGGTATTCGTGGAGCGAGCAGATAGCCTCCATGAAACGCCTGGCGGAATACGATTTCGAGTGGATACTTCCCGGCCATTCCGGTAGCGCCCACTACACCCTGCCCGAGATGAAACAGAAAATGGCCCAGTGCATAAGCTGGATGGAGTCTGTCACCGTGCGGTAG
- a CDS encoding aconitate hydratase — MGLNLTQKILKSHLVEGNLNPGEKIAIRIDQTLTQDATGTMAYLQFEAMGIPRVKTKLSVSYVDHNTLQTDFKNADDHLYLQSVAARYGIHFSRPGNGICHQVHLERFGVPGGTLLGSDSHTPTQGGLGMIAIGAGGLDVAMAMAGQPFELPCPKVLSVRLEGKMGPWVSAKDVILEVLRKLTVKGGVGKIMEYTGPGVKTLSVPDRATITNMGAELGATTSVFPSDAKTLEFLKAQKRANAWKELGPDKGAVYDEEIVINLSKLEPLVAQPHMPDNVIEARKLKGVKVTQVAIGSCTNSSYRDLMIVANMLKGKTVHPGCSLVISPGSKQVFKMISDNGALATLIAAGARILESACGPCIGMGAAPNSAGVSLRTFNRNFKGRSGTDDAGVYLVSPETAAASALKGEIADPRKAGLKYKGVTLPKAYEINDNMLVAPAAPAKSAKVEIVRGPNIAPLPRFDALPGSLSGPVLLKTGDNITTDDIMPAGAKVLPLRSNIPAISEFVFERVDKSFPKRAKDAGGGFVIGGANYGQGSSREHAAIAPKYLGVKAVITKSFARIHMANLINFGILPLNFVNEPDYDKIDQGDELELDTSDLGNLVVVNKTKGARIPVKHAMGGRDLDVMKAGGLLGYAAAKAAAK; from the coding sequence ATGGGACTCAATCTTACACAGAAGATATTAAAGAGCCATCTTGTGGAGGGCAACCTCAATCCCGGCGAAAAGATCGCCATCCGTATTGACCAGACCTTGACCCAGGACGCCACGGGCACCATGGCGTACCTCCAGTTTGAAGCCATGGGGATCCCCAGGGTGAAGACCAAGCTTTCCGTATCCTACGTTGACCATAACACTCTGCAGACCGATTTCAAGAACGCGGACGACCATCTGTATCTCCAGAGCGTTGCGGCCAGGTACGGAATCCACTTCTCCCGCCCGGGCAACGGCATTTGCCACCAGGTGCATCTGGAGCGGTTCGGCGTGCCCGGCGGCACACTGCTGGGCTCCGACAGCCACACGCCCACCCAGGGCGGCCTTGGCATGATAGCCATAGGCGCTGGCGGGCTGGACGTGGCCATGGCCATGGCGGGCCAGCCTTTCGAGCTTCCCTGCCCGAAAGTGCTTTCGGTGCGGCTGGAGGGGAAAATGGGCCCCTGGGTGTCCGCCAAGGACGTTATTCTGGAAGTCTTGCGCAAACTGACCGTGAAGGGCGGGGTTGGCAAGATAATGGAATACACCGGCCCGGGCGTGAAAACGCTCAGCGTGCCGGACAGGGCCACCATAACCAACATGGGCGCGGAGCTTGGGGCCACCACCTCGGTATTCCCTTCGGACGCGAAGACCCTCGAGTTCCTGAAAGCCCAGAAACGGGCCAACGCGTGGAAAGAGCTGGGGCCGGACAAAGGCGCGGTTTACGACGAGGAGATTGTTATCAACCTGTCGAAACTGGAGCCGCTGGTAGCCCAGCCCCATATGCCCGACAACGTCATAGAGGCCCGGAAGCTTAAAGGGGTGAAGGTGACCCAGGTGGCCATAGGCTCCTGCACCAACTCCTCTTACCGCGACCTGATGATAGTGGCCAACATGCTCAAGGGCAAAACGGTGCATCCCGGCTGTTCGCTGGTCATCAGCCCCGGCTCCAAGCAGGTGTTCAAGATGATCTCCGACAACGGCGCGCTGGCCACTTTGATAGCCGCCGGCGCCAGGATACTGGAGTCGGCCTGCGGCCCGTGCATAGGCATGGGGGCGGCGCCCAACTCCGCCGGGGTGTCCCTGCGCACGTTCAACCGCAACTTCAAGGGCCGCTCCGGAACCGACGATGCGGGCGTGTACCTTGTAAGCCCCGAGACCGCGGCGGCCTCGGCCCTGAAAGGGGAGATAGCCGATCCGCGCAAGGCGGGGCTGAAATACAAGGGCGTCACCCTGCCCAAGGCTTATGAGATTAACGACAACATGCTGGTGGCGCCCGCGGCCCCGGCCAAGTCGGCCAAGGTGGAGATAGTGCGCGGGCCGAACATAGCGCCCCTGCCCAGGTTCGACGCGTTGCCCGGCTCCCTGTCGGGCCCTGTGCTGTTGAAGACCGGGGACAACATCACCACCGACGACATCATGCCCGCCGGGGCGAAGGTCCTGCCCCTGCGGTCGAACATCCCGGCCATATCGGAATTCGTGTTCGAGCGGGTGGACAAGAGTTTCCCGAAACGGGCTAAAGACGCGGGCGGCGGTTTTGTTATCGGCGGCGCCAACTACGGCCAGGGCTCCTCGCGGGAGCACGCGGCCATAGCGCCCAAGTATCTGGGGGTGAAAGCGGTGATAACCAAGTCTTTCGCCAGGATACACATGGCCAACCTTATAAATTTCGGCATCCTGCCGCTGAATTTCGTCAACGAGCCGGACTACGACAAGATAGACCAGGGGGATGAGCTGGAGTTGGACACTTCCGACCTGGGGAACCTTGTGGTGGTGAACAAGACCAAGGGCGCCCGGATACCGGTGAAACACGCCATGGGCGGCCGGGACCTGGACGTGATGAAGGCGGGCGGTTTATTAGGCTACGCCGCCGCCAAGGCCGCCGCGAAATAA
- the mdh gene encoding malate dehydrogenase yields MAKKKITVIGAGNVGATTAQLLAYKKLAHIYLVDVVEGIPQGKALDLMESAPLEGFDSKIVGLNSYEETANSDIVIITAGVARKPGMTREDLRDINAGIVKKCAEEAIKYSPNCFMIVVTNPLDTMTWVAMKATGLPKHRILGMAGVLDSTRFRSFIAMELGVSTQDVHATVLGLHGEDMVPMPRLSSVAGIPITELLPKEKIDSMVERTRQGGGEIVKLLKTGSAYYAPASSVVNMVESIVLERNRIVPAAAYLEGEYGINGLFMGVPVKLNWTGIEKVIELKLTQEEMDALHRSAEAVKTSMSQLKV; encoded by the coding sequence ATGGCGAAGAAGAAGATAACCGTCATAGGCGCCGGTAACGTGGGCGCCACCACCGCCCAGCTTCTGGCCTACAAGAAGCTGGCGCACATCTACCTGGTGGACGTGGTGGAGGGCATACCTCAAGGGAAGGCGCTGGACCTTATGGAGTCCGCCCCGCTGGAAGGGTTCGACTCCAAGATAGTCGGCCTCAACAGCTATGAGGAGACCGCCAATTCCGACATCGTGATAATCACGGCGGGCGTGGCGCGCAAACCGGGGATGACCCGGGAAGACCTGCGCGACATAAACGCCGGGATCGTCAAGAAATGCGCGGAAGAGGCCATCAAGTATTCGCCGAACTGCTTCATGATAGTTGTAACCAACCCGCTGGACACCATGACCTGGGTTGCCATGAAAGCCACCGGCCTGCCCAAGCACAGGATACTGGGCATGGCGGGGGTGCTGGATTCCACCCGGTTCCGCTCCTTCATAGCCATGGAGCTTGGGGTGTCCACCCAGGACGTGCACGCCACGGTGCTTGGGCTTCACGGCGAGGATATGGTGCCGATGCCCCGGCTGTCGTCGGTGGCGGGCATACCCATCACCGAACTTCTGCCAAAAGAGAAGATAGACTCCATGGTGGAACGCACCCGGCAGGGCGGCGGCGAAATAGTGAAACTGCTGAAGACCGGCTCGGCGTATTACGCCCCGGCCTCTTCGGTGGTGAACATGGTGGAGTCCATCGTGCTGGAGCGGAACCGCATCGTTCCAGCCGCGGCCTACCTGGAGGGTGAATACGGCATTAACGGCCTGTTCATGGGCGTGCCGGTGAAACTTAACTGGACGGGTATCGAGAAGGTTATCGAGCTGAAACTGACCCAGGAGGAGATGGATGCGCTCCACAGGTCGGCGGAGGCGGTGAAAACCTCCATGAGCCAGCTGAAGGTTTAA
- a CDS encoding DUF935 family protein, with translation MKATMEKAAMTRKPVPRKGEIIPTRPLTFYAGLAPRALTPGSLTAVLNGLDAGDVAEAMALFDEMGEKDLHLGAVSQTRALAVISKDRDVAPASSSAGDEKIAAFVREVFENLPRKQSLLASLMSAFSHGFSMAEMIWDVSGGQAVVTEIAPRPQKLFTFVDYEDPARLLDFPNYLDPHNRAGIKLPRDKFIFHKTAHGPGDVLKSGLYRGIAWYYLFTNYTVKDWLSFMDIYGIPLRLGKYRPTADEQARSTLKDAVANLGSDAAAVISDDTTIEFIQSAVSGNSALYMDAVEFFNRLKSKRVLGQTLTTEVSGGSGGAYALGKVHDLVRQDILAFDCKALDETLTHDFVRPLVDVNFGPRARYPRVVTRLTRAGESEEKLAQLKTLIELGAQVPARVAAEITGVPLIGDMDSPLSPKGGN, from the coding sequence ATGAAAGCAACAATGGAGAAAGCCGCGATGACACGAAAGCCTGTCCCGCGAAAAGGGGAGATAATCCCCACCCGGCCTCTCACCTTCTACGCCGGGCTCGCCCCCCGCGCCCTTACGCCCGGCTCCCTCACGGCGGTGTTGAACGGGCTGGACGCGGGTGATGTGGCCGAGGCCATGGCCCTGTTCGATGAAATGGGCGAGAAAGACCTGCACTTGGGCGCCGTATCCCAAACCCGCGCCCTCGCCGTTATCTCCAAGGACCGTGACGTGGCCCCCGCTTCTTCCTCCGCCGGAGATGAAAAGATAGCCGCCTTCGTGCGGGAGGTTTTCGAAAACCTGCCCCGCAAACAGTCTCTGCTGGCGTCACTGATGTCGGCCTTCAGCCACGGGTTTTCCATGGCGGAAATGATCTGGGACGTGTCCGGGGGTCAGGCCGTTGTCACCGAGATAGCCCCCCGGCCTCAAAAGCTGTTCACCTTCGTGGATTATGAAGACCCAGCGCGCCTGCTGGATTTCCCGAATTACCTGGATCCCCATAACCGCGCGGGTATAAAACTGCCCCGCGACAAGTTCATCTTCCACAAAACCGCCCACGGGCCGGGGGACGTTTTGAAATCCGGGCTCTATCGCGGCATCGCCTGGTATTACCTGTTCACCAACTATACCGTGAAAGACTGGCTGTCGTTCATGGACATATACGGCATCCCCCTGCGGCTGGGCAAATACCGCCCCACCGCCGATGAACAGGCCCGCTCCACGCTCAAAGACGCCGTGGCCAATCTGGGCTCCGACGCGGCCGCGGTCATCTCCGACGACACCACCATAGAGTTCATCCAGTCCGCCGTCTCCGGAAACAGCGCCCTGTATATGGACGCGGTGGAGTTCTTCAACCGGCTTAAATCCAAGCGCGTGCTGGGGCAAACATTGACCACCGAGGTTTCCGGTGGCTCCGGCGGGGCCTACGCCCTGGGCAAGGTGCACGACCTTGTGCGGCAGGACATCCTGGCCTTCGACTGCAAAGCGCTGGACGAAACCCTCACCCACGATTTCGTCCGCCCCCTGGTGGACGTAAATTTCGGCCCTCGCGCCAGATATCCGCGCGTCGTCACCCGCCTCACCCGCGCCGGGGAGTCGGAGGAAAAACTGGCGCAGTTGAAAACCCTCATAGAACTGGGCGCCCAGGTTCCCGCCCGGGTGGCGGCGGAGATAACCGGCGTGCCGCTCATCGGGGATATGGACTCGCCCCTCTCTCCCAAAGGAGGCAATTGA
- a CDS encoding DUF1320 domain-containing protein: MSYCVIDDITKKLDERTLIELTDTAGTGTVDAAKVERAIRDADALIDSFVAKHYKTPMSPVPALVADLSATIAIVSLHRFRSVESPAWSQAYDRAMTVLKGVAEGNATLDGAPENPPPADSVASALTFSAPGRVFSRDSLKGM; the protein is encoded by the coding sequence ATGTCTTACTGCGTGATAGACGACATAACAAAGAAGCTGGACGAACGGACGCTCATCGAGCTTACAGACACCGCCGGAACCGGAACCGTGGACGCCGCGAAGGTGGAACGGGCCATCCGCGACGCCGACGCGCTCATAGACTCGTTCGTGGCCAAGCATTACAAGACCCCCATGAGCCCGGTTCCCGCGCTGGTGGCGGACCTTTCGGCCACAATCGCTATCGTCAGCCTGCACCGGTTCCGCTCGGTGGAGTCGCCCGCATGGTCGCAAGCATACGACCGCGCCATGACGGTATTGAAAGGGGTGGCCGAGGGTAACGCAACCCTTGACGGGGCGCCGGAAAATCCGCCACCCGCCGATTCGGTGGCCTCCGCCCTCACTTTCTCCGCGCCGGGCCGGGTTTTCTCCCGCGACTCTCTTAAAGGGATGTGA
- a CDS encoding DUF1834 family protein yields MNYTISEIEDAVLTALAPMSVANGGPLRTLGSYEGQFEEALTGRDQTIVLLPAALVTFTGATYLPDDEPCFERTVRFAVLHASMNLKSEPARRREVYTLLETSKRLLLNQTLGLEITPLVLERETVVESSRSVTVYGAEYSLSYQEDLSAY; encoded by the coding sequence ATGAACTACACCATAAGCGAGATAGAAGACGCCGTCCTGACAGCCCTGGCCCCCATGAGCGTGGCCAACGGCGGCCCATTGAGGACTCTGGGCTCCTACGAAGGGCAGTTCGAAGAAGCTCTGACCGGGCGCGACCAGACAATAGTACTTCTGCCCGCCGCGCTGGTCACCTTCACCGGGGCCACATATCTGCCCGATGACGAGCCGTGTTTCGAGCGTACCGTGCGGTTCGCAGTCCTCCACGCCTCCATGAACTTGAAATCGGAGCCCGCCCGGCGGCGCGAGGTTTACACGCTGTTGGAAACCTCCAAGCGCTTGCTGTTAAACCAGACGTTGGGGCTGGAGATTACGCCGCTGGTCCTGGAGCGGGAAACCGTGGTGGAGTCGTCCCGTTCCGTCACCGTTTACGGCGCCGAATACAGCCTCTCTTATCAGGAAGACCTGTCCGCCTACTGA
- a CDS encoding TIGR02757 family protein — MIDPSVIKPHLDRLLKRFNKSYLAPDPLAAALEFDSNPADLEVSCLIAGVFAYGRADLIQRNVHSILRSMDCSPAEFCDRFAVKDDGKWMRGFSYRFNKREDLSALIKAIGSARRKHGSLKALFLEGDAPLEETILPGLTHFVTHLRRYSGRNAQSFNTLLADPSLGGASKRWNLFLRWLVRKDGVDPGPWHGAISTARLVIPLDTHVGRIARQLGMLDRNANDWKAALELTRFLRKLDPQDPVKYDFAICSYGKLGYCVRQVDPEKCRTCDLDPVCSRLHAE; from the coding sequence ATGATAGACCCCTCCGTTATAAAACCCCATCTGGACCGTCTTTTAAAACGGTTCAATAAAAGCTACCTTGCGCCAGACCCGCTGGCCGCCGCCCTGGAGTTTGATTCCAACCCCGCGGACCTGGAGGTTTCGTGCCTCATCGCTGGCGTGTTCGCCTATGGCCGGGCGGACCTTATCCAGCGCAACGTACACAGCATTTTGCGCTCCATGGACTGCTCCCCGGCGGAGTTCTGCGACCGGTTCGCGGTGAAAGATGACGGGAAATGGATGCGGGGGTTTTCGTACCGGTTCAACAAGCGGGAAGACCTTTCGGCCCTCATAAAAGCCATAGGGAGCGCCCGGCGGAAACATGGTTCGTTAAAGGCCCTGTTTCTGGAAGGGGACGCGCCTTTGGAAGAAACCATATTGCCGGGGCTAACCCACTTCGTGACCCATCTTCGCCGGTATTCGGGTAGAAACGCCCAGTCGTTCAACACGCTGTTGGCCGACCCGTCGCTGGGCGGGGCATCCAAACGGTGGAACCTGTTCCTGCGCTGGCTGGTAAGGAAAGACGGCGTGGATCCCGGCCCGTGGCATGGGGCCATATCCACCGCGCGGCTGGTGATTCCGCTGGACACCCACGTGGGGCGCATAGCGCGTCAACTGGGCATGCTGGACCGCAACGCCAACGACTGGAAAGCCGCGCTGGAGCTTACAAGGTTTTTGAGAAAGCTGGATCCGCAAGACCCGGTGAAATACGATTTCGCCATTTGCTCATATGGCAAGCTGGGCTATTGCGTGCGGCAGGTTGATCCGGAGAAATGCAGGACGTGCGACCTGGACCCGGTGTGTTCACGGTTGCACGCGGAATGA